In the Setaria italica strain Yugu1 chromosome VI, Setaria_italica_v2.0, whole genome shotgun sequence genome, one interval contains:
- the LOC105914588 gene encoding uncharacterized protein LOC105914588: MAGVEAEIKDISKKLDIILDMIDGINKWRPTVDTAVDELSRVVGKLTSRVEALEQPTAQIQPPKVPMREEEGRASGHRIESSYQGSADRALVPKHPLVKGEQSYPLSRNFVEFGDSIGKPYTPHHTGSSSYNFRMPKTAFPSFDGDNPKWWKDRCEKYFDMYHIPYHAWVGFASMHFVKGVAYWFQTYEAMHRIETWPELVVAVFDKFGRDQYQKLMDELLHIRQLSTVEAYHIKFDELQHRVLVHNGNLDDTFFVTRFMQGLKEEISSVIKLHKPKNVDTALALAITQEEIMTARDMYKKKSYYKQEAKEPYKRDFKLLDTAKGLLGEAPSESGTTETKTSLKKPERKFDSLKAMLRAKGLCFKYREKFGPNHKCPDNVSLHIVEEMWEALQLDQEGQETLTSDNSSDSDEILMNLSKVAQEGTTHKKTMRLMGTIHNQKVLILIDSSSSNTFISKKMVQYLGCPMQAITTAQVVIADGTKLTTNMVIKNLEWYTQGYTFTTDMRVLDINCYDIILGVDWLAEFSPMWVHWKKKLMKFTHNKQRVTLRGLRDKIKQCSMISAKNLQHIIKKKELAQLVQLCRVVDQQTDPAIPVEVQQLIQENATIFQEPQTLPPTRPIDHTIPLLPGSQPVNLKPYRYSPQLKDEMEVQIKYMLRRGIIQHSKSPFSSLVLLVKKKDGTWRFCVDY; this comes from the coding sequence ATGGCGGGGGTGGAGGCGGAGATCAAAGACATCAGCAAGAAGCTGGACATCATCCTCGACATGATTGACGGCATCAACAAGTGGCGCCCCACGGTCGACACCGCCGTGGACGAACTGTCCAGGGTCGTCGGGAAGCTCACATCGCGCGTGGAGGCGTTGGAGCAACCAACTGCTCAAATCCAACCTCCGAAGGTCCCGATGCGCGAGGAAGAGGGACGGGCCAGCGGCCACCGCATCGAATCCAGTTACCAGGGGTCTGCTGATAGGGCCCTTGTCCCTAAGCATCCCCTGGTCAAGGGTGAGCAATCGTATCCCCTATCCAGAAACTTCGTTGAGTTTGGTGATTCCATTGGCAAGCCTTATACTCCACATCATACTGGGTCATCAAGCTATAATTTCAGGATGCCTAAAACTGCTTTTCCTAGTTTTGATGGTGATAACCCAAAATGGTGGAAAGATAGATGtgaaaaatattttgatatgTATCACATTCCTTATCATGCTTGGGTTGGGTTTGCTTCTATGCATTTTGTGAAAGGGGTTGCTTATTGGTTCCAAACTTATGAGGCTATGCATAGGATTGAAACTTGGCCTGAATTAGTAGTGGCTGTGTTTGACAAGTTTGGCAGAGACCAATACCAAAAACTGATGGATGAATTGCTTCATATTAGACAACTTAGTACTGTGGAAGCATATCATATTAAGTTTGATGAGTTGCAGCATAGGGTGTTAGTACATAATGGTAATTTAGATGACACATTTTTTGTCACTAGATTCATGCAAGGGTTAAAAGAGGAAATCAGTTCTGTTATCAAATTGCATAAACCAAAAAATGTTGATACTGCTTTAGCACTGGCTATCACACAGGAGGAAATCATGACAGCTCGAGATATGTACAAGAAGAAGTCATATTACAAGCAGGAAGCTAAAGAACCTTACAAGAGGGACTTCAAGTTGCTAGATACAGCCAAGGGCTTATTGGGGGAAGCTCCAAGTGAATCTGGAACTACTGAAACCAAAACATCACTGAAGAAACCAGAAAGGAAATTTGATTCCTTGAAGGCCATGTTGAGAGCAAAAGGGCTTTGTTTCAAGTACAGAGAAAAATTTGGACCAAATCATAAGTGTCCAGACAATGTCTCACTTCACATTGTGGAAGAAATGTGGGAAGCCTTACAGCTGGACCAGGAAGGACAAGAAACACTCACCTCTGACAATTCTTCTGATTCTGATGAGATTTTGATGAATTTATCTAAGGTAGCTCAAGAGGGGACAACACACAAGAAAACCATGAGGTTGATGGGCACTATACATAATCAAAAGGTCCTCATATTAATTGATTCAAGCAGTTCTAACACCTTTATCAGCAAGAAAATGGTACAATATTTGGGATGCCCAATGCAGGCAATCACTACAGCTCAAGTGGTCATAGCAGATGGAACCAAATTGACAACTAATATGGTAATTAAAAATCTGGAATGGTACACTCAGGGTTACACTTTCACCACTGATATGAGAGTATTGGACATCAACTGTTATGATATAATATTGGGAGTGGATTGGTTAGCTGAGTTCAGTCCTATGTGGGTCCATTGGAAAAAGAAGCTAATGAAGTTCACTCATAACAAGCAAAGAGTTACTCTTAGGGGCCTCAGAGATAAGATCAAGCAATGCTCCATGATTTCTGCCAAGAACCTTCAGCACATTATCAAAAAGAAAGAGCTAGCTCAGCTGGTGCAATTGTGCAGGGTGGTGGACCAACAAACTGACCCAGCAATCCCTGTGGAAGTTCAACAGCTCATCCAGGAAAATGCAACTATATTCCAAGAACCACAAACATTACCACCAACCAGACCAATAGATCACACTATACCATTACTGCCTGGATCCCAACCAGTGAATCTGAAGCCATATAGATATTCCCCTCAATTGAAAGATGAGATGGAAGTCCAAATCAAATACATGCTGAGAAGAGGCATCATCCAACACAGTAAAAGTCcattctcctctctagtgttaCTGGTtaagaagaaggatggtacctGGAGATTCTGTGTGGATTATTGA